A stretch of Lactiplantibacillus brownii DNA encodes these proteins:
- a CDS encoding ABC transporter ATP-binding protein — translation MLKIAKGRISYAAVVGAILFMIVQVIATLNLPSLTSNIVNNGVATGDISYIWKIGFEMIGFSLLSVVAAFGNVFLAARSSQKLGKNLRSDIYKKVINFSNDEFDKVETSSLITRTTNDVVQIQNVAMMALRMMIMAPIMLVGASFLAYTKSHELTWIFVVSIPVLLIFIGIVMAFAIPLFRAMQTKTDRINLVFREGLTGVRVIRAFRQDKFEQDRFEAANKDYTQNAIKVNTIVALAFPIMTLIMSGTNVAIVWFGGQLISSQTMQVGNMIAFMTYAMQVLMSFMMLAMVFALIPRAAASATRIQEVLDIKTKINDPEKPVTLPATKQHSLDFEHVDYRYQSAEQLALSDIDFQAHSGQTVAIIGGTGSGKTTLVNLIPRFYDIEKGQVKLDGQDVRNLKTADLHRAISFVPQTATLFTGTIRDNMKFGNDQATDDEIWHALEIARSTDFVKEEGGLDAHVEQGGGNFSGGQRQRLAIARALVKKASVYVFDDSFSALDFKTDAQLRAELRQDAQVQQGVVVIVAQRIATVADADLILVLDNGKLVGKGTHAELKATNEVYQEIMKSQLREEDQL, via the coding sequence ATGCTTAAAATAGCGAAAGGGCGGATCTCGTATGCTGCAGTCGTCGGGGCAATCTTATTTATGATTGTTCAAGTCATTGCGACATTGAATCTACCCAGTTTGACCTCAAATATTGTGAATAACGGGGTCGCTACCGGTGATATTAGTTACATTTGGAAGATCGGTTTTGAAATGATTGGTTTTTCATTACTATCTGTGGTCGCAGCCTTTGGGAATGTTTTCCTAGCGGCACGGTCGTCACAAAAATTAGGGAAGAACTTACGATCAGATATTTATAAGAAAGTGATCAATTTTTCGAACGATGAATTCGATAAAGTCGAAACCTCTTCATTAATTACCCGGACGACTAACGATGTGGTCCAGATTCAAAACGTTGCCATGATGGCGTTACGGATGATGATCATGGCGCCAATCATGCTGGTAGGGGCAAGCTTTTTAGCCTATACCAAGAGTCATGAATTAACTTGGATCTTCGTCGTTTCAATTCCAGTCTTGTTGATCTTTATCGGGATTGTGATGGCGTTTGCCATTCCATTGTTCCGAGCGATGCAAACCAAGACCGACCGGATTAACTTAGTTTTCCGTGAAGGCTTGACTGGTGTGCGTGTGATTCGGGCCTTCCGTCAGGATAAGTTTGAACAGGATCGTTTTGAAGCTGCCAATAAAGATTATACGCAAAATGCCATTAAAGTTAATACGATTGTGGCGTTGGCTTTCCCAATCATGACCTTAATTATGAGTGGGACCAATGTTGCCATCGTTTGGTTTGGTGGGCAATTGATCAGTAGTCAAACCATGCAAGTTGGGAACATGATTGCTTTCATGACTTACGCCATGCAAGTCCTCATGAGTTTTATGATGCTAGCGATGGTCTTTGCCTTGATTCCACGGGCCGCTGCCTCAGCGACACGGATTCAAGAAGTATTAGATATTAAAACAAAAATTAACGATCCAGAAAAACCTGTGACGTTACCAGCCACTAAGCAACACAGCTTAGATTTTGAGCATGTTGATTATCGTTATCAGAGTGCCGAGCAGTTGGCACTGTCGGATATTGATTTTCAGGCGCATTCTGGGCAAACGGTTGCCATCATTGGTGGGACCGGTTCAGGGAAAACGACGCTGGTTAATTTGATTCCGCGTTTTTATGATATTGAAAAAGGTCAAGTTAAATTAGATGGTCAAGACGTGCGGAACTTGAAAACGGCTGATCTACATCGAGCCATTTCCTTTGTGCCACAAACGGCTACGTTGTTCACGGGGACGATTCGTGACAACATGAAGTTTGGGAACGATCAAGCGACGGATGATGAAATTTGGCATGCGTTAGAAATTGCGCGTTCAACCGACTTCGTCAAAGAAGAGGGCGGTTTAGATGCCCATGTTGAACAAGGTGGGGGCAACTTCTCCGGTGGTCAACGTCAACGTTTAGCAATTGCGCGAGCATTAGTTAAGAAAGCTTCCGTTTATGTCTTTGATGATTCGTTTTCAGCTTTGGACTTTAAAACGGATGCCCAGTTACGAGCAGAATTACGCCAAGATGCCCAAGTTCAACAAGGCGTGGTCGTAATCGTTGCGCAACGGATTGCCACCGTTGCGGATGCCGATTTGATCTTGGTCTTAGACAACGGCAAGCTAGTTGGTAAAGGGACCCATGCAGAATTAAAAGCAACTAATGAAGTTTATCAAGAAATTATGAAGTCACAATTACGAGAGGAGGATCAACTGTAA
- a CDS encoding glycosyl transferase family 1, whose protein sequence is MQKAMIKQLKQSVLAVGNTTDRATQTVTLALSVSDHRHRAKVQFIRRGTFNQAWQVVADNLAQTPQQSWVRIEVVQSCQRLARAEFEQRLAATFRMNYWRDGISFDADFQTALLEMEINGQAFFRPSEAHRIGRNRAGAWVDYDRVVPYLTQRQGSLPLDVQKTEFIWIFTTAGIFTDGEQIWQLSDKEDCGKGIRVLTNPQAEIKNVIEVGETYLINQIKADGKFIYGYYPSLQKVLSNYNCVRHFSSLYALLEAIEFTGRTADYAKVKLAIEWGLKNATIERDGALYIDDNGELKLGGQALLLLTLCKYQSVTGDKSFEPVLLKTFKGVPAFRQADGKLVHVLNTDLSLKSAYRIIYYEGEIVFALSRLYELTHNQDVMVLVQEILDYMVAHDYGKYHDHWISYAINEALQVFPDRKDYMALGLKNVFIHLKFIAERDTTYPTLLELVNAAVRMTDMVKASGNDALLEPYDLIRLRQVFKARAEYEVTTGQFLPEIAMYLYHPQKFIGGFYARHDNFRTRIDDCEHFLSGLINYYNYTYK, encoded by the coding sequence ATGCAAAAAGCAATGATCAAGCAATTGAAACAGTCTGTGTTAGCCGTTGGAAATACGACCGATCGTGCCACTCAGACCGTGACTTTGGCGTTATCGGTGTCAGATCATCGGCATCGCGCAAAAGTTCAATTTATTCGACGGGGGACGTTTAACCAAGCTTGGCAAGTGGTCGCGGATAATCTAGCCCAAACGCCGCAACAAAGTTGGGTTCGTATTGAAGTCGTTCAGTCTTGTCAGCGACTGGCACGCGCTGAATTTGAACAGCGACTCGCTGCAACTTTTAGGATGAACTATTGGCGAGATGGTATCAGTTTTGATGCTGACTTTCAAACAGCTTTACTGGAAATGGAAATTAATGGGCAAGCATTTTTCCGTCCCAGCGAAGCACACCGAATTGGTCGAAATCGGGCCGGTGCCTGGGTCGACTATGATCGAGTAGTGCCTTACTTAACGCAGCGGCAGGGCAGCTTACCATTGGATGTTCAAAAAACTGAATTCATTTGGATCTTTACCACTGCGGGGATTTTCACGGACGGTGAACAAATCTGGCAGTTATCTGACAAAGAAGATTGTGGTAAAGGTATCCGCGTGCTCACAAACCCACAAGCCGAGATCAAGAATGTGATTGAAGTGGGCGAGACATATTTGATTAATCAAATAAAGGCTGATGGTAAGTTTATTTATGGCTATTATCCAAGCTTACAAAAGGTTTTATCCAATTATAATTGTGTACGACATTTTTCTAGTTTATACGCTTTATTAGAAGCGATTGAATTTACTGGTCGGACGGCTGATTACGCCAAAGTAAAATTGGCCATCGAGTGGGGACTCAAGAATGCAACGATTGAACGTGATGGCGCATTATATATTGACGACAACGGGGAACTCAAACTGGGTGGTCAAGCGCTGTTATTGTTGACCTTGTGTAAGTATCAATCCGTTACGGGTGATAAAAGTTTTGAACCGGTATTATTGAAGACTTTTAAAGGTGTCCCAGCGTTTCGTCAAGCAGACGGTAAGTTAGTCCACGTTTTAAACACTGATCTCTCACTTAAAAGTGCCTATCGCATTATTTATTATGAGGGCGAAATCGTGTTTGCTTTGTCCCGCTTGTACGAATTGACTCATAACCAGGACGTTATGGTGTTAGTGCAAGAAATCTTGGACTATATGGTTGCTCATGACTATGGCAAGTACCATGATCACTGGATTTCTTATGCAATCAATGAGGCACTACAAGTCTTTCCTGACCGCAAAGACTACATGGCTTTAGGACTGAAAAATGTCTTTATTCATTTAAAATTTATTGCAGAACGTGATACGACTTATCCAACATTACTGGAATTGGTTAATGCAGCAGTTAGGATGACGGATATGGTCAAGGCATCGGGAAATGATGCGTTGCTAGAGCCGTATGATTTGATCCGATTACGACAAGTCTTTAAGGCTCGGGCCGAATATGAAGTCACAACTGGACAGTTCTTACCGGAAATTGCGATGTATCTCTATCATCCGCAGAAATTCATCGGTGGCTTTTATGCCCGCCACGACAACTTTCGGACCCGAATCGATGATTGTGAGCATTTCTTGTCAGGGTTGATTAATTATTATAACTATACGTATAAGTGA
- a CDS encoding polysaccharide deacetylase family protein has protein sequence MRIRGFKHLVGFSLLTLLLVLLSGCSSHTTAQKTARSSQSVKKVSQVTTKSDPYAHWQSVKTVKLPILMYHSISSGNALKVPATEFKAEMTYLKQHHYRTLTTTEAVYALSHHRIPQSKIVWITLDDSYTDNKTAAWPILKANHQHATINFITGFATHANHLTLADAKQMQASQAIDFQSHTVRHLDLNSLTYQQQLTEMTASKRWLDQKLHQKTTVICYPAGRANQATVRAAKKAGYRYALSTAPGIATSKQDHYNLTRQRVTPGMSLTTFATLLN, from the coding sequence ATGCGTATCAGAGGTTTTAAGCACCTAGTAGGATTCAGCCTACTAACGTTACTACTAGTTCTTTTAAGTGGCTGTAGCAGTCACACGACCGCCCAAAAGACGGCCAGATCCAGTCAATCGGTCAAAAAGGTCAGCCAAGTCACCACAAAATCTGATCCTTATGCTCACTGGCAATCGGTCAAGACAGTCAAACTACCCATTTTGATGTATCACAGCATCTCCAGCGGCAATGCACTCAAGGTTCCGGCCACCGAGTTCAAAGCTGAGATGACTTATCTGAAACAGCATCATTATCGAACTTTGACCACCACTGAGGCTGTCTACGCGCTCTCACATCATCGTATACCACAAAGTAAAATCGTCTGGATCACACTTGACGACAGCTATACCGATAATAAAACGGCAGCGTGGCCGATTTTGAAAGCCAATCACCAGCACGCGACCATCAATTTCATTACCGGCTTTGCGACCCATGCTAATCATTTGACCTTAGCGGATGCGAAACAGATGCAAGCGAGTCAGGCCATCGACTTTCAAAGTCACACTGTGCGACACTTAGACTTAAACAGCTTGACCTACCAACAGCAATTAACTGAAATGACCGCGTCCAAACGCTGGTTGGATCAAAAGTTACATCAAAAGACAACGGTCATCTGCTACCCAGCCGGTCGTGCCAATCAAGCCACCGTTCGGGCTGCCAAAAAAGCGGGTTATCGCTACGCTTTGTCCACCGCACCAGGCATTGCCACAAGTAAACAAGACCACTATAACTTGACGCGTCAACGAGTAACCCCAGGGATGTCCTTGACGACTTTTGCCACCCTGCTGAATTAA
- a CDS encoding YxeA family protein: protein MKKIIIGLLVVIGIGAGALLGAGALTKDNGSELSMALDNVNPLVKTSTVYAVTNAAVKKGKGGVGEDIYTYRMRTYDTQGHARWLTFTADKRLKLNKYLKIDTKGQNVNSWEAVSLQAVPKTVIQQLGQS, encoded by the coding sequence ATGAAAAAAATAATTATTGGGTTATTAGTTGTGATCGGTATTGGCGCGGGAGCCTTACTAGGAGCAGGCGCATTGACGAAAGATAATGGCTCAGAATTATCAATGGCTTTGGATAATGTGAATCCTTTAGTCAAAACTAGCACGGTTTATGCGGTCACTAACGCTGCCGTGAAAAAAGGCAAGGGTGGCGTCGGCGAAGACATTTATACTTACCGGATGCGGACTTATGATACCCAAGGCCACGCGCGGTGGTTGACGTTCACCGCTGATAAACGATTAAAATTAAATAAATATCTCAAAATTGATACTAAAGGCCAAAATGTGAATAGTTGGGAAGCGGTGAGTTTGCAAGCTGTTCCTAAGACGGTTATTCAACAGTTAGGCCAAAGTTAA
- a CDS encoding glycosyltransferase family 4 protein, whose protein sequence is MYYFLNDNMQFSKSGIEHAELMRLQLFKDHHVPAKIVTRIFTMNLHDVMMGAKLADDDLVNLFEFFCGSQSVARKPLQLADFEVPMDAIKTRKQRQVHVVQHGKLLMIIYLRGKTGDEVSNVQYFDVNGKTIKMDWWDTRGMHCLEQLFDWDGKIAQEAYFGPDGQVNLEKLHLLNHAGQERLTWRVVNYHGTSWTFNGFQELTRFFYDELNQNDESNVFICDRTVECAWALFNMETTAKKVLHLHNNHVADSSDILHSTLNNNYAHALNNWHQWDAVISATPEQSADVEARFGKAIPAFTIPVGYVDAATLAAKPVPFEQRQPHLIVQVARLAPEKQPEQTIAAFQQILAQFPDAQLEFWGYANGDTQKLLEAQVAKAHLEASVHFKGYTTDVNAVYNRAQLGVLPSRAEGFSLMLLEAQAHGLPMVVNDVKYGPSDIIQDGVSGILTTEGQQQQLVDAMLDLLSHQDKLATFSAASYQNAKRYSEAAVFDQWQKLLTYFKTVPVATDSVKTYEGVK, encoded by the coding sequence ATGTATTACTTTTTAAATGATAATATGCAATTTTCAAAATCAGGGATCGAACACGCAGAACTCATGCGGTTACAATTATTTAAAGACCATCATGTGCCTGCCAAAATTGTCACGCGAATTTTTACGATGAACTTGCATGACGTCATGATGGGGGCCAAACTGGCGGATGACGACTTGGTTAACTTATTTGAATTCTTCTGTGGCAGTCAATCGGTTGCACGCAAGCCGTTGCAATTAGCCGATTTTGAGGTACCAATGGATGCAATCAAAACACGCAAACAGCGCCAAGTGCATGTGGTTCAGCACGGCAAACTTTTGATGATCATCTATTTACGCGGCAAGACTGGCGATGAGGTCAGCAACGTACAATACTTCGATGTCAACGGTAAAACCATCAAGATGGACTGGTGGGATACCCGCGGCATGCATTGTTTGGAACAACTGTTTGATTGGGATGGCAAGATTGCTCAGGAAGCCTATTTTGGGCCAGATGGCCAAGTCAATTTGGAAAAGTTACATCTATTGAATCATGCTGGTCAAGAACGGCTGACTTGGCGCGTGGTGAATTATCATGGCACGAGTTGGACCTTTAACGGTTTCCAGGAGCTAACGCGTTTCTTTTATGATGAACTGAATCAAAATGATGAGAGTAATGTCTTTATTTGTGATCGGACCGTTGAATGTGCCTGGGCACTGTTCAACATGGAAACAACCGCTAAAAAAGTGCTTCATTTGCATAACAATCATGTGGCCGATTCTAGCGATATTTTGCACTCAACACTGAACAACAATTATGCGCACGCCTTAAATAATTGGCACCAATGGGACGCTGTGATCTCGGCGACACCAGAACAGTCGGCCGATGTTGAAGCGCGGTTTGGCAAGGCAATCCCGGCGTTTACGATTCCAGTCGGCTATGTCGATGCGGCGACCTTAGCGGCTAAGCCCGTACCTTTTGAGCAACGGCAACCACATTTGATCGTGCAAGTTGCTCGGCTGGCACCAGAAAAGCAACCTGAACAAACGATTGCGGCGTTTCAACAAATTTTGGCGCAATTTCCAGATGCTCAGCTGGAATTCTGGGGTTACGCCAACGGTGACACGCAAAAATTACTGGAAGCTCAAGTTGCGAAAGCGCATCTGGAAGCTTCCGTGCATTTTAAAGGTTATACCACGGATGTGAATGCCGTCTATAATCGGGCACAATTAGGGGTTCTACCGAGTCGTGCAGAAGGCTTTTCACTGATGTTACTAGAAGCACAAGCACATGGGCTACCAATGGTCGTCAATGATGTCAAATACGGCCCGAGCGATATCATTCAAGATGGCGTCAGCGGTATTTTAACGACGGAAGGCCAGCAACAACAGTTGGTCGATGCGATGCTAGATCTATTGAGCCACCAAGATAAACTGGCCACTTTTAGCGCGGCCTCGTATCAAAATGCCAAACGGTACTCTGAAGCGGCTGTCTTTGACCAATGGCAAAAATTACTGACGTATTTTAAGACCGTGCCAGTTGCTACCGACTCAGTTAAGACTTATGAAGGAGTGAAGTAA
- a CDS encoding glycosyltransferase: protein MYYFINEYLLPKNSSVEHSAMQRVKLFNHYRTPAQIVTKAYDRLLHQTLQKFNVPDQHVLNMFDYFQQATAVAPVVRHTEDLHLPVAYAVEVGNNFSRVFNGDDLVENVGFIPGTIGRVFYQEYLDNQGNRLSTDLWDWRGFKSATQYFGQNGKLVMERYYTPAGETVMEQYFVANTAGEPLASRILLENYQGQAERFFQNTTQLFNFFIAELSRLDPETTTLISDRPGTGIQPLLQLDDASRKYVMVPIYHAKTLNDPLHAPIDGFLEPAFDNAPHFNGFITPTAAQAQHLQTRYPKMAVTNIEPVATTPIAQSTLRPWSERGKELLVVGRLAPDRQLDQLIRVVALVKHQQPEIQCDIYGFGDPEYQKTLQNLIGELKLTANVRLLDYQADLADHYDDYRLLVNTDIADGGPMSMLEAQAHGLPVVSYRFDYGPQDYIQDGQDGYLIGAGDQLTMADQIVKLMASPKLWTEFSEAAFKKQHTEHTYLKTWHRWQRLLAI from the coding sequence ATGTATTACTTTATTAATGAATATTTATTGCCAAAAAATTCCAGTGTGGAACACAGTGCGATGCAACGGGTGAAATTATTTAACCATTACCGAACACCAGCCCAGATTGTCACGAAAGCTTATGATCGATTATTACATCAGACGTTACAAAAATTTAATGTCCCCGATCAACATGTTTTAAATATGTTTGATTATTTTCAACAGGCTACGGCAGTCGCGCCAGTTGTACGACATACCGAAGATTTACATTTGCCGGTCGCTTATGCCGTTGAAGTCGGGAATAACTTTAGTCGCGTTTTCAATGGTGATGATTTAGTTGAAAATGTCGGTTTTATTCCAGGAACCATTGGCCGGGTCTTTTATCAAGAATACTTAGATAATCAAGGCAATCGACTATCCACGGATTTGTGGGATTGGCGTGGGTTTAAATCAGCGACGCAGTACTTTGGTCAAAATGGCAAGTTAGTTATGGAACGCTATTACACGCCAGCCGGTGAGACGGTGATGGAGCAATATTTCGTGGCGAATACCGCTGGCGAACCATTGGCTTCACGGATTTTATTGGAAAATTATCAAGGCCAAGCGGAGCGCTTCTTTCAAAATACGACCCAATTGTTTAACTTCTTTATTGCTGAACTGAGTCGTTTAGATCCTGAGACCACTACCTTGATCAGCGACCGGCCAGGAACTGGGATTCAACCGTTGTTGCAATTGGACGATGCATCGCGTAAATACGTGATGGTACCAATTTATCATGCTAAAACGTTGAATGATCCGTTGCATGCGCCGATTGACGGTTTTCTAGAACCAGCCTTTGATAATGCGCCACACTTTAACGGTTTTATTACGCCAACGGCAGCGCAGGCCCAACATTTACAAACCCGTTATCCGAAGATGGCGGTGACGAATATTGAACCAGTGGCGACAACACCAATCGCGCAAAGCACCTTGCGACCATGGTCGGAACGTGGCAAAGAGTTGTTAGTCGTGGGTCGATTGGCACCCGATCGGCAATTAGATCAGTTGATTCGGGTCGTGGCTCTCGTGAAGCACCAACAGCCTGAAATTCAATGTGATATTTATGGGTTTGGTGACCCTGAGTATCAAAAAACGCTACAAAATTTAATTGGCGAATTGAAGTTGACGGCTAATGTGCGACTACTCGATTATCAAGCCGACTTGGCGGATCACTATGATGATTATCGTTTGTTAGTGAATACGGATATTGCGGATGGCGGGCCGATGTCGATGCTGGAAGCTCAGGCACATGGCTTACCAGTGGTCAGTTATCGTTTTGACTATGGTCCACAAGATTATATTCAAGATGGTCAGGATGGTTATTTAATTGGTGCCGGTGACCAGTTGACGATGGCAGATCAAATTGTGAAATTAATGGCTTCGCCGAAACTGTGGACCGAATTCAGTGAGGCAGCGTTTAAAAAGCAACATACTGAGCACACTTATTTGAAGACTTGGCATCGTTGGCAACGATTATTGGCGATTTAG